From one Erinaceus europaeus chromosome 4, mEriEur2.1, whole genome shotgun sequence genomic stretch:
- the TCF21 gene encoding transcription factor 21: MSTGSLSDVDDLQEVEMLDCDGLKIDSNKEFVTSNESTEESSNCEIGSPQKGRGSLGKRRKAPTKKSPLSGVSQEGKQVQRNAANARERARMRVLSKAFSRLKTTLPWVPPDTKLSKLDTLRLASSYIAHLRQILANDKYENGYIHPVNLTWPFMVAGKPESDLKEVVTTSRLCGTTAS, from the exons ATGTCCACCGGCTCCCTCAGTGATGTGGACGACCTTCAAGAGGTGGAGATGCTGGACTGCGATGGGTTGAAAATTGACTCCAATAAGGAGTTTGTAACCTCCAACGAGAGCACAGAGGAAAGCTCCAACTGTGAGATTGGGTCTCCCCAGAAGGGCCGCGGCAGCCTGGGCAAGAGGAGGAAAGCGCCCACCAAGAAGAGCCCTCTGAGTGGGGTCAGCCAGGAAGGGAAGCAGGTCCAGCGCAACGCGGCCAACGCACGCGAGCGGGCCCGGATGCGGGTGCTGAGCAAGGCCTTCTCCAGGCTCAAGACCACCCTACCCTGGGTGCCCCCGGACACCAAGCTCTCCAAGCTGGACACGCTCAGACTGGCGTCCAGCTACATCGCCCACCTGAGGCAGATTCTGGCTAACGACAAGTATGAGAATGGCTACATTCACCCAGTCAACCTG ACTTGGCCCTTTATGGTGGCCGGGAAACCCGAGAGTGACCTCAAAGAAGTAGTGACCACTAGCCGCTTATGTGGAACCACGGCGTCCTGA